GCCGCCTTCGACGTGATGGTGGCGCGGGGGGTGGCGCGGGGCGAGATCGCCGCGGACCATCCGGCCGTGGAGTTCCTGCCGGCGCAGCTGATGGGCGTGCTCCGCATCCGGCCGGTGCTGGAGGGCCGCTACGCGGACGCGGACTACCTGGTCCGCTTCGTCGACGCGGTGCTGCTGCCCGCCCTCGGCCTGACGCCGCCCGGCTCCCCCGCCGGCCAGGCCCCCTGAAACCGGCGGACCGCCGTCCCGATGACCGGACGGCGACCCGCCCGCGCTGCCTCGTGGGGACGGCGGCAGCGCGCCTCCCGGACCGGGCGGTGGTCATTCGAGCGAGGAATGGCCACCGCCCGATCTGAGCGGACGCGGACCCGGTACCGGACCGGGGACGGGGCGCGGCCTCAGCGGGCGGCGCCCATGATCCGGGTGAACTCCTCCGGGTCGGTGTCGAATCCGCGCAGGTGCGCGTCGAGCGACCAGATGCCGGACTCGTCGCGGTCGAACTCGCCCACCGTGACGGCGTTGGAGGTGGGGACGGACTCGAAGTCGGTGGAGGCCAGGTCGAGGTGTCCCTCGCGGATGCGGATGCCGGTGCCCGCGATGTCGGCGAAGGTCTTCGTGGGCCGGTCGGCGCCGCCGGCGGCCTGGATCACCACGCCCACCACCACCCGGCGCAACTCCGGTGCCATCCGGTCGAGTTCGATGGTCATCACCTCGTCGAAGCCGAAGCCCTGGCCGGTGTGGCTGTCCCGGTTCAGCGTGATGGTGCCGTCGGAGGAGCGGCTGCCGAAGTGGACCAGGTGGACCGGGGTCCCGTGCAGGTCCGCGGTGCCGTAGACGGCGACGACTATGTCCAGGTCGTTGGCGGGCGTACCGGCCAGACTCGGGTCCCACCGCAATGCGACCTCCACCTTGGCCAGGCCCTTGCGTACACCGGTCACCGAACTCCCCCTCCCTCTGCCGGGCTTCCACCCGGACACCGTCCCACCGCCATGGTCCCACGCCCCCGCCGCGACGGGACGGGCGACCGATCGTTACCGGCCGTCGGCGGACGTCCGGTCGGATCACCAGTCGCCGTCCCGTACGGGTTTGCCCGGCCTCGGCGCGTTACCGAGCGGTTTGATCTGGCCGGGGGCCGGCTCCGCCCACGGGGTGTGGTCGTCGCCGAGCCACTCCCCCACCGGCCTGACCCCGCCGAGGGGTTCGGCGCGGGGCAGGTCGGCGGCGGCCTCGTCGTCGTAGTCGAACCAGGGCAGCCCGGCCCGGGTGTAGGCCGCCCGGTCCGCGGGCGAGGGCGGTGGCTCCTCCCCGGTGATGCGCCGCCACGCGGGCGGGGTCACCAGGTGGACGAAGACCCGGACGCCGGCTTCGGTGTCCCAGTCGGAC
Above is a window of Streptomyces subrutilus DNA encoding:
- a CDS encoding TerD family protein, yielding MSGWKPGRGRGSSVTGVRKGLAKVEVALRWDPSLAGTPANDLDIVVAVYGTADLHGTPVHLVHFGSRSSDGTITLNRDSHTGQGFGFDEVMTIELDRMAPELRRVVVGVVIQAAGGADRPTKTFADIAGTGIRIREGHLDLASTDFESVPTSNAVTVGEFDRDESGIWSLDAHLRGFDTDPEEFTRIMGAAR